The following are from one region of the Estrella lausannensis genome:
- a CDS encoding caspase family protein — MNKKIRLSLVLAFACACLALLPHAAFSATLHTIILGDTQDRSIGRTVNLDVNKMKEHGKTISKYSGLELNEIVITGSNLNSTNIITSLENLQVSDDDAIILYYSGHGYRTDNPQDNIWPNIALPGWKGINLEYMTEILINKNPRFILAIGDICNNVIPEKYAPETLIKRDFFQDEENISANYRKLFAETKAVIIASGSSPKLYSYCDEVRGGHFTYHYLRFLGQAVNNPAGTADWDHILSETRSVLYQQQQPQYQIIWMN, encoded by the coding sequence ATGAACAAGAAGATCCGCCTGTCTCTCGTCCTGGCGTTTGCATGCGCATGCCTTGCCCTATTGCCGCACGCGGCTTTTTCAGCCACCCTGCACACCATTATCTTAGGGGACACCCAAGACAGAAGCATCGGTCGCACCGTCAATCTTGATGTCAACAAAATGAAAGAGCATGGCAAGACCATTTCGAAATACTCGGGCCTTGAGCTCAATGAAATCGTGATCACAGGCAGCAACCTCAATTCAACCAACATCATCACTTCACTCGAAAACCTGCAAGTTAGCGATGATGACGCCATCATCCTCTACTACTCCGGACACGGCTACAGAACAGATAATCCCCAAGACAACATCTGGCCCAACATCGCCCTGCCGGGTTGGAAAGGGATCAATCTGGAGTACATGACGGAGATCCTGATCAACAAAAACCCCCGTTTCATCTTGGCGATTGGAGATATCTGCAACAACGTCATCCCGGAAAAATATGCACCCGAAACCCTGATCAAGCGCGACTTTTTCCAAGACGAAGAGAACATCAGTGCTAACTACCGAAAGCTTTTTGCGGAGACTAAAGCGGTTATCATCGCATCAGGCTCCTCCCCGAAACTCTACTCCTACTGCGACGAAGTGCGCGGCGGCCATTTCACGTATCATTACCTGCGCTTTCTTGGACAGGCAGTGAACAATCCAGCCGGCACAGCCGATTGGGACCATATCTTATCGGAGACGCGTTCCGTCCTTTATCAGCAGCAACAACCCCAATACCAGATCATCTGGATGAACTGA
- a CDS encoding lipoate--protein ligase family protein has product MTCSRETHHTLHVMDSGVLPAQENMDLDFALLNGLENTPRTLIRFYQFPPASCTHGLFMKPELFFDREAVAKMDMQIAKRPTGGGLIFHTFDFTFSFLMPIDHPVFPQNVKESYRLINSHALRAVKEVFAVEPELAADGEKTGSPLGGFCLAKATVYDIMLHGKKIGGAAQRRTKSGLLHQASITLALPESDLLHALLPGHPQIVSAMLSSSCPLLKTSPPSPPSLEAARSALRKSLIASFTPLFTLS; this is encoded by the coding sequence ATGACATGCTCCCGGGAAACTCATCACACCCTCCACGTCATGGACTCAGGAGTTCTCCCCGCTCAAGAAAACATGGATCTCGATTTTGCCCTGTTAAATGGCTTGGAGAACACCCCTAGAACGTTGATTCGATTCTACCAGTTTCCCCCGGCATCGTGTACACACGGCCTCTTCATGAAGCCCGAGCTTTTCTTCGACCGAGAAGCTGTCGCAAAAATGGACATGCAGATCGCCAAGCGCCCTACCGGCGGCGGCCTCATCTTTCACACTTTCGATTTCACCTTTTCCTTTCTCATGCCGATCGACCACCCGGTTTTCCCACAAAATGTCAAAGAGAGCTACCGGCTGATCAATTCCCACGCCCTGAGAGCTGTCAAAGAGGTCTTTGCGGTAGAGCCAGAATTGGCAGCAGACGGGGAAAAGACCGGATCTCCGCTGGGAGGATTCTGCCTTGCCAAGGCGACAGTCTATGATATTATGCTCCATGGGAAAAAAATCGGCGGCGCAGCGCAGCGAAGGACCAAATCCGGACTCCTTCACCAAGCGAGCATCACCCTGGCGCTTCCGGAATCAGACCTGTTGCACGCTCTTTTGCCCGGCCACCCCCAAATCGTCAGCGCCATGCTCAGCAGCTCATGCCCCCTGCTGAAAACGAGCCCGCCCTCGCCTCCGTCTCTGGAAGCGGCCCGGTCAGCCCTCAGAAAATCACTGATTGCGTCCTTTACTCCACTATTCACACTCAGTTGA
- the rnc gene encoding ribonuclease III, whose protein sequence is MEKKHHSLVNLKFIEEKLGAVFHDKRLLELAFVHRSFVNENKGIKEHNERLEFLGDSILGLIVSEFLFKNLPLTREGELSFLRSRLVEAKSCAHYVQKLGVGEFILLGKGEKLNEGKGRLSIQADLFEAIMGALFLDGGFDACKNFFFSHFMNEVDKILKMPLQNWKAILQDLSQKTFQEMPVYNVLEATGPDHKKSFKVAVLIKNKTLGEGTGSSKKEAEQQAACEALKKLKPELF, encoded by the coding sequence ATGGAAAAAAAACATCATTCGTTAGTCAATCTCAAATTCATCGAAGAAAAGTTAGGCGCCGTCTTTCATGACAAAAGACTCTTGGAGCTCGCTTTTGTCCACCGCTCTTTTGTGAATGAAAACAAAGGGATCAAGGAGCATAACGAGCGCCTTGAGTTTTTGGGCGACTCTATCTTAGGTCTTATTGTCTCGGAGTTTCTTTTTAAAAATCTTCCGCTAACCCGGGAGGGGGAGCTCTCGTTTTTGCGCTCGCGTCTTGTCGAGGCAAAGTCATGTGCTCATTACGTCCAAAAGCTTGGAGTCGGCGAGTTTATCTTGCTTGGCAAAGGGGAAAAGCTCAATGAGGGAAAGGGAAGGCTGTCGATCCAGGCCGATCTTTTTGAAGCGATCATGGGAGCACTTTTTCTCGATGGCGGATTTGATGCCTGCAAGAATTTTTTCTTCTCCCACTTCATGAACGAAGTGGACAAAATCCTGAAGATGCCGCTGCAGAACTGGAAAGCGATCCTGCAGGATCTGTCGCAGAAAACGTTTCAGGAAATGCCTGTTTACAACGTCCTTGAGGCAACCGGGCCCGATCATAAGAAATCGTTCAAAGTTGCCGTCCTGATTAAAAATAAGACTCTTGGCGAGGGAACGGGATCGTCCAAAAAAGAGGCTGAGCAGCAGGCAGCTTGTGAAGCCCTGAAAAAACTCAAGCCTGAACTTTTTTAA
- the radA gene encoding DNA repair protein RadA, translated as MKDKQRTEYACATCGTRQMKWTGQCPKCLEWNTFHEEVRFVEKFDAKKSRITEKPKPIRLKDVTLKETTRFETEIKEFDRMIGGGIVPGSLALVGGEPGIGKSTLMLQLSARIANKGKTVLYVTGEESVEQTTIRARRLGIEEEGLFLLAETNFNHILQEIDDINPDVLIVDSIQVIYKADLPSAPGSVTQVRETTQELMLLSKGRAITTFIIGHVTKGGDIAGPKVLEHLVDTVLYFEGDKQNNFRMIKVVKNRFGPTDEVAVFQMLKGGLAEVPNPSELFLAERVLEVPGAAVSAALEGNRPILIEAQALVSETNFPAPMRRSSGIDQNRLALLLAVLEKKVRYPLYRCDVFVSVAGGLKIVEPGLDLALVLAVASSFRSKPIDRNTCMAGEVGLSGEVRPVARIESRIKEAKHMGFKRFILPKRNMKGLSKEAREGIILVGADFIEEAIDACIN; from the coding sequence ATCAAAGATAAGCAACGAACTGAATACGCCTGTGCCACATGCGGCACGAGGCAGATGAAGTGGACGGGACAGTGTCCCAAATGCCTTGAGTGGAATACTTTCCATGAAGAGGTCCGCTTTGTGGAAAAGTTCGATGCCAAAAAGAGCCGCATCACCGAGAAACCAAAACCCATCCGCTTAAAAGATGTCACCCTCAAAGAAACAACCCGCTTTGAGACGGAGATAAAAGAGTTTGACCGGATGATCGGGGGCGGCATTGTGCCTGGATCGCTCGCTTTGGTGGGAGGAGAACCCGGCATCGGCAAGTCCACCCTGATGCTGCAGCTCTCGGCACGGATTGCCAATAAGGGAAAAACCGTTCTCTATGTTACGGGTGAGGAGTCCGTCGAACAGACGACAATCAGAGCCCGGCGTCTTGGAATCGAGGAAGAGGGGCTGTTTCTTCTTGCAGAAACCAATTTCAATCACATCCTCCAAGAGATCGATGACATCAATCCCGATGTGCTGATCGTTGACTCCATTCAGGTGATTTACAAAGCCGATCTTCCTTCTGCCCCGGGGTCGGTGACCCAGGTGCGGGAGACGACGCAGGAGCTGATGCTGCTTTCGAAGGGCAGAGCCATTACGACCTTCATTATTGGTCATGTGACGAAGGGAGGGGATATCGCCGGCCCGAAAGTGCTTGAGCATCTTGTCGACACCGTCCTTTATTTCGAAGGCGACAAACAGAACAATTTCCGGATGATCAAAGTGGTCAAAAACCGTTTTGGCCCGACAGACGAGGTCGCCGTGTTTCAGATGTTGAAAGGGGGCCTTGCCGAGGTGCCGAATCCCTCCGAGCTGTTTTTGGCGGAACGGGTGCTGGAAGTGCCCGGAGCTGCCGTCTCTGCCGCCCTTGAGGGCAACCGGCCGATCCTGATCGAGGCGCAAGCCCTTGTTAGTGAAACCAATTTTCCGGCTCCGATGAGAAGGTCTTCAGGTATCGATCAAAATCGCCTGGCTCTTTTGCTTGCCGTCTTAGAAAAAAAAGTCCGCTATCCTCTTTATCGCTGCGATGTCTTTGTTTCTGTTGCCGGCGGTTTAAAGATTGTCGAGCCGGGTCTTGACTTGGCTTTGGTCCTTGCCGTCGCCTCCTCTTTCCGCAGTAAGCCAATCGACAGAAATACCTGTATGGCAGGAGAGGTCGGCCTCTCCGGAGAGGTGCGCCCGGTAGCCCGGATTGAAAGCCGTATCAAAGAGGCTAAACACATGGGGTTCAAGCGCTTTATCTTGCCTAAGAGGAATATGAAGGGTCTCTCGAAAGAGGCCAGGGAAGGGATTATTCTTGTAGGAGCTGATTTTATCGAGGAGGCGATCGATGCCTGTATCAATTGA
- the hemC gene encoding hydroxymethylbilane synthase, which yields MPVSIEIRVGARSSNLSKAQVAEVLALIRTNFPEISFEPVFALSAGDKDKATSLRDIGKTDFFTKEIDEMLLNGSVRIAIHSAKDLPDPLPEGLSLIALTKGVDPADSLVLRHGDSLDTLKKGAVIATSSERREQECLKLKDDFTFIDLRGTIEERLLKLDRREADGVVVAEAALIRLGLTHLNRVRLPGETVPGQGRLAILAREGDSEMQQLFSCLHFKQ from the coding sequence ATGCCTGTATCAATTGAGATTAGAGTAGGAGCGAGGAGCTCCAATCTGTCTAAAGCGCAAGTGGCCGAGGTGCTCGCGTTGATCCGAACGAACTTCCCGGAGATCTCATTTGAGCCTGTTTTTGCTTTAAGCGCAGGGGATAAGGACAAGGCGACCTCTTTGAGAGATATCGGAAAAACCGATTTTTTCACAAAAGAGATCGATGAGATGCTGCTTAACGGGTCGGTCAGAATTGCCATCCATTCCGCCAAAGACCTGCCGGATCCTTTGCCTGAAGGGTTGAGTCTGATCGCCCTGACAAAGGGTGTTGACCCCGCCGACTCCCTCGTTTTAAGGCATGGTGATTCTTTAGACACCTTAAAAAAAGGGGCCGTGATCGCGACATCCTCCGAAAGAAGGGAACAGGAGTGTCTGAAACTTAAAGATGATTTTACCTTTATCGACCTTCGGGGAACCATTGAAGAGCGTCTTTTGAAGCTGGACAGGAGAGAAGCCGACGGGGTTGTTGTGGCGGAGGCTGCCTTGATTCGTTTGGGATTGACTCACTTAAACCGCGTCCGCCTCCCGGGTGAAACGGTTCCGGGGCAGGGGCGTCTTGCCATCTTGGCAAGAGAGGGAGACTCCGAGATGCAGCAGCTTTTTTCCTGCCTCCACTTCAAGCAGTGA
- a CDS encoding uroporphyrinogen-III synthase has protein sequence MKEAPRVLYLGLQPPLEANITHYPVIAIFPLHFTVYEKERLRSSFIQAEWVLFTSKSAIDPLLRLLEGASFEGKTVFSVGKKTASALKERGIQVDQIPEEETQEGLIALFKKHPLRGRTVFCGRSSLSRNVLKKFLLDRGAIYFDPVLYETKISYDESNKPSLNDFDEVLFTSPSTVDGFVQAFAGCPLPKNLKLKAIGPVTEKRLEEVFSKC, from the coding sequence ATGAAGGAAGCACCGCGCGTTCTCTATCTTGGGCTGCAGCCTCCCCTCGAGGCAAACATCACTCACTATCCTGTGATCGCTATTTTTCCGCTTCATTTTACCGTGTATGAAAAAGAGCGCCTTCGCTCCTCCTTTATTCAGGCCGAATGGGTTTTGTTCACCAGTAAGAGTGCCATCGATCCCCTTCTTCGCCTCTTGGAAGGCGCTTCCTTTGAAGGGAAGACAGTCTTCTCCGTGGGGAAGAAAACGGCTTCCGCTTTAAAAGAGAGAGGAATTCAAGTGGACCAGATTCCTGAGGAGGAGACGCAGGAGGGGCTGATCGCTCTTTTCAAGAAGCACCCGTTGCGGGGCCGGACTGTGTTTTGCGGCAGATCGTCTCTCTCCAGGAATGTCCTGAAAAAGTTTCTTCTCGACCGGGGAGCCATCTATTTCGATCCCGTACTCTATGAAACGAAAATATCCTATGATGAATCGAACAAGCCCTCGCTCAATGACTTCGATGAGGTGCTGTTCACAAGTCCCTCAACTGTCGATGGTTTCGTCCAGGCCTTCGCCGGCTGTCCCCTCCCTAAAAATCTGAAGTTGAAAGCAATCGGTCCTGTCACAGAGAAAAGACTGGAGGAGGTTTTCTCGAAGTGTTGA
- a CDS encoding superoxide dismutase — protein MAKKFELPKLPYALEALEPVINAEIMNLHYNKHHNAYVTNLNVALEKFEEAEKKGDIDAQIALQPQIRFNGGGHINHSIFWNNLAPKNAGGGEPPKGELAEMIKKQFGSLDQFVQDFSAQTVAIQGSGWGWLGFNPKKKCLETSICSNQDPLSMTGLVPLLGIDVWEHAYYLQYKNVRGDYVKAIWQIVNWSNVEERFNKAVSA, from the coding sequence ATGGCGAAAAAATTTGAACTTCCCAAACTGCCTTACGCACTGGAAGCGCTAGAGCCGGTAATCAATGCCGAGATCATGAATCTGCACTATAATAAGCACCATAACGCTTATGTCACCAACCTAAACGTCGCGCTGGAGAAGTTCGAAGAGGCCGAAAAAAAAGGGGATATCGACGCACAGATCGCCCTTCAGCCACAAATTCGTTTTAATGGCGGCGGACACATCAACCACTCCATTTTCTGGAACAATTTAGCTCCCAAAAACGCAGGTGGCGGCGAGCCTCCCAAAGGCGAGCTTGCGGAGATGATCAAGAAACAGTTCGGTTCGCTCGATCAGTTTGTCCAAGACTTCAGTGCCCAGACGGTGGCGATCCAAGGATCCGGATGGGGATGGCTGGGCTTCAATCCCAAGAAAAAGTGTCTTGAGACATCCATATGCTCAAACCAAGATCCGCTCTCTATGACAGGCTTGGTTCCGCTGCTTGGCATCGACGTGTGGGAACACGCCTACTACCTCCAGTATAAGAACGTCAGGGGCGACTATGTTAAAGCCATATGGCAGATCGTGAACTGGAGCAATGTCGAGGAGCGATTCAACAAAGCAGTTTCTGCTTAA
- a CDS encoding glycoside hydrolase family 20 zincin-like fold domain-containing protein has protein sequence MFAVEPHEVAFTQGSLKLGADVSVGLGNGLKRVFEYLQDELADRKVALKISDDTEHIISIGIDADVVPENEGYILNITEKGISIVAHDEQGAFWAVVTLLEVVDSSSKIAGSRIKLPCLTVHDWPDYSVRGFLLDVSRDKVPSMETLYRLVDRLAKYKINQFQLYFEHVFAYRKHKAVWKNASPFLPEEIQALDLYCKRKNIELVANQNSLAHMHRWIMHKGYKELAETPSTVSKKNLERENYEHEGNPGYSLCPTNPGTLELIEGLYKELLPNFTCHTINVGLDEPNDLVRGGEKSRALIRKKGISEVYFDYLQNIYKLVKSFGNDRVMQFWADFIITEDELIRQLPKDVVPLLWGYEDEFPFEMGRKFYENGIRWFVCPSTCSWSSIGGRADDAIKNLSQAALKGKENGAAGYLITEWGDNGHHHPLSVSQLGLYLGARFSWNTRSAKKFSSDSLPLLLDNHVFHDKNHKMGQISLKVGDVYKQVLKPNSTLTCCSALLRILVFNNDLPDREVLESLSKEGLQKAIETLSESKKHLQEAALDGWEGGLVLQEYHWVIDALSFAAKFGIVLLENPAIKSVNDLKKSDRKELLKELIPVLDLYKTTWALRNRKGGFEDSFRRLDHLRTLLK, from the coding sequence TTGTTTGCAGTCGAGCCCCATGAGGTTGCTTTCACTCAAGGTTCACTTAAACTCGGAGCTGATGTTTCCGTCGGATTGGGAAATGGACTGAAGCGCGTCTTTGAATATTTGCAGGACGAATTGGCGGATCGCAAAGTAGCACTGAAGATTTCCGATGATACCGAACACATCATTTCCATCGGCATCGATGCGGATGTCGTTCCTGAAAATGAAGGTTATATTCTTAATATAACCGAGAAAGGCATTTCGATCGTTGCACATGATGAGCAAGGGGCCTTCTGGGCTGTTGTCACCCTTTTGGAGGTAGTGGATAGTTCATCGAAAATTGCGGGAAGCAGAATTAAGTTGCCATGCCTAACCGTACATGACTGGCCGGATTATTCTGTAAGGGGATTCCTTCTCGATGTCAGCAGGGACAAGGTTCCATCCATGGAAACGTTATACCGCTTGGTGGATCGATTAGCGAAGTATAAAATCAATCAGTTTCAGCTCTATTTTGAACATGTTTTTGCGTATAGAAAGCATAAGGCGGTATGGAAAAATGCGTCTCCATTTTTGCCGGAAGAGATACAGGCCTTGGATCTATATTGCAAAAGAAAAAACATTGAACTTGTAGCGAATCAAAACAGCTTGGCACACATGCACCGCTGGATAATGCATAAGGGATATAAAGAGCTGGCTGAAACTCCTTCTACGGTTTCCAAAAAAAATCTGGAACGGGAGAACTACGAGCATGAGGGTAATCCGGGGTATAGCTTATGCCCGACGAACCCAGGTACTCTTGAGTTGATTGAAGGACTCTACAAAGAGCTGTTGCCGAACTTCACTTGCCATACGATCAATGTCGGATTGGATGAGCCGAATGATTTGGTGCGAGGGGGCGAGAAATCGCGGGCTCTGATTAGAAAAAAAGGCATTTCAGAAGTCTATTTTGACTACCTTCAAAACATCTACAAGTTGGTGAAGAGTTTTGGTAACGATCGTGTCATGCAGTTTTGGGCGGATTTTATCATTACGGAAGACGAGTTAATCCGTCAACTTCCTAAAGATGTCGTGCCTCTGCTTTGGGGGTACGAGGATGAATTTCCTTTTGAGATGGGACGGAAATTTTATGAAAACGGCATTCGCTGGTTTGTATGTCCTAGTACATGCAGCTGGAGTTCAATCGGGGGCAGAGCTGATGATGCCATAAAAAATTTGTCTCAGGCTGCCTTGAAAGGCAAAGAGAATGGAGCTGCCGGATATCTTATCACTGAATGGGGTGATAACGGTCATCATCATCCTTTGTCCGTAAGTCAATTAGGACTTTATCTTGGCGCCCGCTTTTCGTGGAACACCCGTTCGGCAAAGAAGTTTTCTTCCGATAGTTTGCCGCTTTTGCTCGATAACCATGTGTTTCATGATAAAAACCACAAAATGGGCCAGATTTCTTTAAAAGTGGGCGATGTCTACAAGCAGGTGTTAAAGCCCAATTCAACTCTGACATGCTGTTCAGCTCTCTTGCGGATTCTTGTGTTTAACAATGATTTGCCGGATAGAGAGGTTTTGGAATCTCTTTCTAAAGAGGGATTGCAAAAGGCAATTGAGACACTTTCTGAATCAAAAAAACACTTGCAAGAAGCGGCTCTCGATGGATGGGAGGGTGGTTTAGTGCTCCAGGAATATCATTGGGTGATTGATGCTTTGTCTTTTGCCGCCAAATTTGGAATCGTACTTCTTGAAAATCCCGCTATTAAATCAGTGAATGATTTGAAGAAAAGTGATCGGAAAGAGCTTTTAAAAGAATTGATTCCCGTTCTTGATCTTTATAAAACAACCTGGGCTTTACGCAATAGGAAGGGGGGTTTTGAAGATTCGTTCCGGAGACTCGACCACTTAAGAACACTCTTAAAGTAA
- the accD gene encoding acetyl-CoA carboxylase, carboxyltransferase subunit beta: MGLFSRSKPKIKIQTTKKDGYSGWLKCVDCNEMIHANELSKNYSVCPKCGYHYRLSAEERIALLSDEGTFELMFDDIRSEDPLTFQDTEPYGERLTKAMENTGRTEAVLVGPCLIGGQKAALGVMDFNFMGGSMGSVVGERLTLLIEYAIKKKLPVVIVSTSGGARMQESIFSLMQMAKTSAALAKLEEVGLPFISILTNPTTGGVTASFASLGDIIIAEPKALICFAGPRVIEQTIGQKLPEGAQKSEFLLNHGMIDCIVKRHDLKDTVSEMLELLVNKQK; the protein is encoded by the coding sequence ATGGGTCTTTTTTCCAGAAGCAAGCCGAAAATCAAGATACAGACGACCAAAAAAGATGGTTACAGCGGCTGGCTGAAGTGTGTTGACTGCAATGAGATGATTCATGCCAATGAGCTGAGTAAAAACTACAGCGTGTGCCCTAAGTGCGGCTATCACTATCGCCTTTCGGCCGAAGAAAGGATAGCGCTTCTTTCCGACGAAGGCACCTTCGAGCTCATGTTTGACGATATCCGCTCGGAAGACCCGCTGACTTTCCAAGACACGGAGCCCTACGGTGAAAGGCTTACTAAAGCGATGGAAAATACCGGCAGGACGGAAGCTGTTTTGGTGGGGCCGTGCCTTATCGGCGGTCAAAAGGCCGCTCTTGGCGTGATGGATTTCAATTTCATGGGGGGGTCGATGGGTTCGGTGGTCGGCGAGAGGCTGACTCTTCTCATCGAATATGCCATCAAGAAAAAACTCCCGGTCGTGATTGTATCTACCTCCGGTGGAGCGAGGATGCAAGAATCGATTTTCTCCCTCATGCAGATGGCCAAGACGAGCGCAGCTCTTGCCAAACTCGAAGAAGTAGGCCTGCCTTTTATTTCCATTCTGACAAATCCCACTACCGGCGGAGTGACGGCCTCTTTTGCCTCCCTCGGCGACATCATCATAGCCGAACCTAAGGCGTTGATCTGCTTTGCCGGACCCCGCGTGATCGAGCAGACGATCGGACAGAAATTGCCTGAAGGAGCCCAAAAATCGGAATTCCTCTTGAATCACGGTATGATTGACTGTATCGTGAAAAGGCATGACCTGAAAGATACCGTTTCAGAGATGCTCGAACTTCTCGTCAACAAACAAAAGTAA
- the dut gene encoding dUTP diphosphatase, with amino-acid sequence MPAAQNLKKVVIRTKMDKGAELPVYASKGASGADVRAAIEGELTMQPGQYLAVPTGLYMDIPEGYEVQVRPRSGLALKEGVTVLNTPGTVDHDYRGELKVILINFSNKPFVITPGMRIAQLVVAPVLQAEFEEADAVSATARGANGFGSTGLN; translated from the coding sequence ATGCCAGCTGCACAAAATTTGAAAAAAGTCGTCATCAGGACAAAAATGGACAAGGGAGCGGAGCTTCCCGTTTATGCATCCAAGGGTGCTTCCGGAGCTGATGTGCGTGCGGCGATTGAGGGGGAGCTTACTATGCAGCCAGGTCAGTACCTCGCCGTGCCGACAGGACTGTATATGGATATCCCGGAAGGTTATGAAGTTCAGGTCAGGCCGAGAAGTGGACTGGCTCTGAAAGAAGGTGTAACCGTTCTGAACACTCCAGGAACGGTAGATCACGATTATCGCGGGGAGCTGAAGGTGATTTTAATCAACTTCAGCAATAAGCCTTTTGTGATCACTCCCGGAATGCGTATTGCCCAGCTAGTCGTGGCACCTGTTTTGCAAGCGGAGTTTGAAGAAGCCGATGCAGTGAGTGCGACCGCCAGAGGGGCTAACGGTTTTGGAAGTACAGGGCTAAACTAG
- a CDS encoding PTS sugar transporter subunit IIA yields MKKIYNYIKEELIGFFDPKSRDEAIADMVEMAHAQFFLQDQEQFLKAIFEREKIVSTGIGLGVAIPHAKLTHVDDFFIVIGCLKNGVEWNAMDGQPVRIVFLIGGPDDKQTEYLQILSGLTVAIKDDARRKKILNAQSRAEIMDVFKNL; encoded by the coding sequence ATGAAAAAAATCTACAATTACATCAAAGAAGAACTGATAGGTTTTTTTGATCCGAAGTCCAGGGACGAGGCTATAGCGGACATGGTCGAGATGGCTCATGCCCAGTTTTTTCTTCAGGACCAAGAGCAGTTTTTAAAGGCCATATTCGAAAGGGAAAAGATTGTCTCTACCGGGATCGGGCTGGGTGTTGCCATTCCCCACGCCAAGCTGACGCATGTCGACGATTTTTTTATTGTGATCGGCTGTCTGAAAAATGGGGTGGAGTGGAACGCGATGGATGGCCAGCCGGTGCGCATTGTGTTTCTGATTGGCGGGCCTGATGACAAACAGACAGAATACCTGCAGATCCTTTCGGGGTTGACGGTGGCCATCAAGGACGATGCCCGCAGAAAAAAGATACTGAACGCCCAGAGCAGGGCGGAAATCATGGACGTTTTTAAGAATCTCTAA
- a CDS encoding PTS sugar transporter subunit IIA, with protein sequence MDLKVKEVADLLNVSSTVVEEWVLEGRIPCYRIGGEYRFSRIEIEDWVLNKNNQSIREEELKPGKGNRQFSLYRAIHKGGVLHSIPGKNKEEIIRFAMEIIANDLKLDKDVLTEMILDREELQPTAVGNGIGVPHTRESFIQSHQDAVYVVYPEKPITDYGALDGIAVDTLFFIFAHDDKSHLHLLAKVAHFASQEKSRTLLKQMPNRLALLEEIKNWESGLNH encoded by the coding sequence ATGGATCTGAAAGTAAAAGAGGTCGCCGATCTTCTTAATGTTTCTTCAACGGTTGTTGAAGAGTGGGTGCTGGAGGGCAGGATTCCTTGCTACCGTATTGGTGGAGAGTACCGTTTTAGCCGTATTGAAATTGAGGATTGGGTTCTTAACAAAAATAATCAATCGATCAGGGAAGAGGAGCTGAAGCCGGGTAAAGGCAATCGTCAGTTCAGCCTTTACAGAGCGATCCACAAAGGGGGCGTGCTCCATTCGATCCCGGGAAAAAATAAAGAAGAGATCATCCGTTTTGCGATGGAGATTATCGCAAACGACTTGAAGCTGGACAAAGACGTGCTTACCGAGATGATTCTCGACAGGGAAGAGCTGCAGCCGACTGCCGTTGGCAACGGCATTGGCGTGCCGCACACAAGAGAGTCTTTCATCCAGTCGCATCAAGACGCCGTTTACGTTGTCTATCCGGAAAAACCGATCACAGATTATGGCGCGCTCGACGGCATTGCAGTCGACACGCTGTTCTTCATCTTTGCCCACGACGACAAGAGCCACTTGCACCTGCTTGCCAAGGTGGCGCATTTTGCGAGCCAGGAAAAGTCGAGAACCCTGTTAAAGCAGATGCCCAACCGTCTTGCACTTCTTGAGGAGATCAAGAATTGGGAAAGCGGTCTAAACCATTAA